The window TAGCAAATAAGCGTTCAAGCGGTAAATTAGCGTTCTTACAATTACGTGATGGCTCAGGCTTTGCACAAGGTGTTGTAGTGAAAGAAGAAGTTGGCGAAGAACTTTTTGCAGTAGCAAAAGGAATGACGCAAGAAACTTCGATGTATATCATTGGTGAGGTTAAAGCGGATGAGCGTTCTTCTTTCGGTGCAGAATTAAATGTAACGGGCATCGAAGTGATTCATGCTGCAACAGACTTCCCAATCACACCAAAAGAGCACGGTACAGAGTTCTTAATGGACAATCGTCACTTATGGTTACGTTCTCGTAAGCAACATGCGGTAATGAAAGTGCGTAATGAAATTATTCGTGCAACTTATGAATTCTTTAATGACAATGGATTCACAAAAATGGATCCACCGATTTTAACAGGTTCGTCACCTGAAGGAACATCTGAATTATTCCATACGAAATATTTCGATGAAGATGCGTACCTTTCTCAATCAGGTCAGCTTTATATGGAAGCAGCTGCAATGGCTTTAGGAAAAGTATTTTCATTCGGTCCGACATTCCGCGCTGAAAAATCAAAAACACGTCGTCACTTAATCGAGTTCTGGATGATTGAGCCGGAGATGGCATTTGTAGAATTTGAAGAGAATTTAGAAGTTCAAGAGCAATACGTTGCACATATCGTTCAATCGGTATTAAAAAACTGTAAGCTAGAATTAGAACGTCTTGGTCGTGACACATCAAAATTAGAAAACATTCAAGCACCATTCCCACGTATTTCTTATGATGATGCGATTAAATTCTTACATGAGCAAGGTTTTGACGATATTCAGTGGGGTGATGATTTCGGCGCACCACATGAAACAGCTATTGCCAATGCATACGATAAACCTGTATTCATTACGTGCTATCCAACTG is drawn from Solibacillus sp. R5-41 and contains these coding sequences:
- the asnS gene encoding asparagine--tRNA ligase, with amino-acid sequence MKKIMIKDMPNHIGETIKLGAWLANKRSSGKLAFLQLRDGSGFAQGVVVKEEVGEELFAVAKGMTQETSMYIIGEVKADERSSFGAELNVTGIEVIHAATDFPITPKEHGTEFLMDNRHLWLRSRKQHAVMKVRNEIIRATYEFFNDNGFTKMDPPILTGSSPEGTSELFHTKYFDEDAYLSQSGQLYMEAAAMALGKVFSFGPTFRAEKSKTRRHLIEFWMIEPEMAFVEFEENLEVQEQYVAHIVQSVLKNCKLELERLGRDTSKLENIQAPFPRISYDDAIKFLHEQGFDDIQWGDDFGAPHETAIANAYDKPVFITCYPTGIKPFYMQPHPERDDVVLCADLIAPEGYGEIIGGSERIHDYDLLKARIDEHGLSLDAYAWYLELRKQGSVPHSGFGLGLERTVAWISGAEHIRESIPFPRLLNRLYP